A window of Streptomyces sp. NBC_01241 genomic DNA:
GCCCACGGGAGGGATACCACCACCATGGCTGTCATCCACAACACCACCACCCTGACGCCCACCAAACTGGAACTGCTCACCACCTGGCTGCCCGCACAGCCCTGGTACCGCGGCAAGGCGGGGCAGCAGCCCGAGTTGGCCAGGACCGGCGGATTCCGGCTGGACGACCCGGAGGGCGAGGTGGGGATCGAGTTCATGGTGGCCACCGACACGTCGGGGGACCAACCCGTCGCGTACCAGATCCCGTTCAGCTACCGAGGCGCGCCGATCCCGGGCGCCGACGAAGCACTCATCGGTACGACGGAGCACGGGGTGCTGGGGAAGCGGTGGGTGTACGACGGGACGCGTGACCCGGTCCTCGTCGCCCAGCTGTTCGCACTGGTCGTCGGCGAGGCCGAGCCGCAGATGCAGAGCACGAGCAACACCCCCGACCCGTCCGTGACCGGTTGGTTCGCGGAGACCGGCATCAAGGCCGCGCTCGCCTCCACGACCGTGACCGACGCCCCGGACGGTACGGACCTCCTCGTGGAGACAGCACCCGACGGACGTCGGCTGGCCATCCACATCAACCGCGTTCTCCAACCCGGCCAGGACACCTACGAGCAGGCACTCGGCCACGTCACCGCAGACGTACCACTGCCCGACGGCACCAAGGCACGCACCGCGTTCGCCGTCGTCCACGCACACCCATAACCACCCGGGTTGGCCCCCGGTCGTATCCCGTCGTTGTCAGTGGCCGCGTCTAGAGTCGCGGTCATGGCGACGCTCCCGAACCCGCTCCCGTCCCTGGCCACGTCAGGGCTCCAACTCCCGCCCGGCTCACTGGTGGACGCCACGCTCGACGGCGTGTGGCACGAGCCATTGCTCTGGTGCGGGGACGAGCCCGCGTCGTACGGGACGTGGGCCGGGCTGCGTGAGGCGGGCCGGCCGGTCGGGCTCATACCCGTACTGATCGACGGCGGCAATCGCGACCAGTGGCCCGACACCTGGGACCTGGCCCCGGACAGGACGTCGTACCCCGGTGATCACGACGCCGAGGAAGTGCTCGGCGAGTACTGGGCGGACTGCGCACCCGACGAACTCGACGCCGCCGAGGACGAGTGGCCGGGCCTGGCACCCGCCCCGTCCGTCGACGGGCAGTCCACCCCGGACGGCCTGGCGGCCGAGATCGCGGACGAGTGCGTCGGCCCGGACGGCTGGTTCCCCGGTACCCGGGCGGCGCTCGTCCCGGCCCGGCGCAGCGCGGACATCCCGGCGGCGATCGGCTGGTCGGGACCGGTCAACTACGAGGACGACGTGGCCCGGCTCTGCGCCGTGCTCCGCTCCTGGGAGGACCGTTTCGGCATACGGGTCGTGGTGCTCGGCTTCGACACCCTGACCGTGTCCGTCGGACGCCCGCCCACCACCCTCTCCGAGGCACGGGCGCTCGCCGCCGAGCACTTCGCGTTCTGCCCGGACAACATCAACCAGAACCCGCCGTATGACCTGGATGTGTACGCCGAGAAGATGGTGCTGAACCAGGAGACCTGGTCGTTCTGGTGGGACTAGCGGACCACGGCCTGGGCGGTGGCCCGCGCCCCCTGGGGTGCGGGCCACCGGTCTCGCACTCGGTCTCAGTTGCAGAACTCGGCCTGGGCTTTCAACGCTGCCACTGGCGCCTTGCCCTTGCCATACTTGGTGGCGCAGACTACAACCCCGATTTCGGCGTCGGCCCAGGTAAAGAGTTTCCCTTTAACCCTGGTGCCATCAAGGCATTTCAGAGACAAAGGAATCGTAACCTTTTCCACTGCGGCATATCCGACGTATTCCTTCTTTTCCTTGACGCCGGACAGGAAATGGTCCATTTCCGAGAGAGCATCACTGGTTCCGGAAGCGATGAGGTCCGACTCATCCCCGATGGCCGCCAGAACGGCGGCTTCGTCCACGCGGTCGGATTCCCATTCGACCTTGGCAGTGACAGGTTTATCGACCAGGACGACGTTCTTTTCGTCTCCCCATGCAGGATCCACCTTCCGGATCGCCGTGAATGTCCAGTTGCGCGGAATCTTTTTCACCGGGGGAGCACTGAAGGCGGTGCTCCCGCAGCTCGTTCCCGCCGCGGAGCTCGTGGCGGTCGCATGCCCGGACGTCTTGGGGGTGCCGCTCGCCGTGCAGCCGGTTGCCGACATGGCGACGACGGCAACAGCAACCCATGCCGGACGTGGCCTCATCAGCAGTAGCTGCTCTTGGCGAGGGCCGCCATGCTTCCGGACGGCTGGGCGATGTCGCACTGGGCCGCTCCCACTTCCTGCACGTGGTGGGATTTGCCGGTGCCCTTGGCCGTGACGAGCATATTGCCGGAGCCGCTGGAGCAGGTGTTCTTCTCCCAATTGCCCGTGACCTGGACACGTCCCGCATAGGTGACCACGTACTTCTGCGGCTTGACCGTGGCGGTGACGGAGACCGACGTGGAGGAGGTCGACGAGCCGGAGGCGGCGAGCGAAAGGCTCGTGCTGGCCGACAGCTTGCCGATTACCGCGCTGGCCTCGGCCGAAGCACCGCTTGTGTACGTGATTCCGGCGGTAAGCGTCAGCTGATGTCCGGTGGTGAAGTTGGACGACATGTCGGAGGAGGTGCCGTTGTAGTGTCGCGTCGCGTGGGTGATCTTCTTCGGCTTGGCGACGTTGGTCACGGTGTAAAAGGTCCCCGAGTAGCCGTCACACGGAATGGCCAACACACCGACGTCTCCGTTGGCGCTCTTGACCGAAGGCGGCTGCGGCTCGGCAGCGGAAGCCGTCGAGCCGGCGCCGGCCACGACACCGAGAGCGAGAAGAGCTGCTGCCACAGGGCGGTGGGCCATACCGAAAGAGCGATTCACTTACTTCCCCTATCTTCCATGTACGCGAGTTTCAAAAATGCGTGGGCGAAATTTCAGCACGATTACGCATTTGGGCATCCGACAGGCAACCCGGAGCGCCTGAGGCTTTGACTGACTCGCGGGGCCGAAGTCGGTTGATCGAAAACTGCTTGAGATGCAGCGAGAATGTTTGCTCGTGGCTTCCATCCCCTGCCCTCACCGCTTCCATGTCACCGGAGCAGACGCACGGTAACACCAGAAGATCTCTGAGAAATAGAGATCGGCGGGAATCTCGCGACAGTAAAAGAAGGGTAATCTCCCTCAATCCACGCAATGCGGCTTCGGACAGGCGGCGCACTTGAGGGTTACTTGAGCCTCGCCGGAGAGAACAGGCCTTCGGCATAGGCGCCCGATGCCCGTTTCATGATCATATGGGCCTGAAGAGGACAAGCCACCTGCTGGTATCGCGGGCGTGTGCCGGAGGCCGGCGACGAAGGCAGATGACTGGGACGACCACCCCCATGAGCAGCTCTTCTGAACGCCTCCGAAGCGGAGATCAAGGAGGACTTCCTCCGCTCGAACACTTCCCTGGGCCTCACCGAGGCTTCAGCTGCGGCACGGACCGGACACGGCACCCGCCCCGTCACCGCGACTCACCTGCTCCACGCCGTGATCTGGATCCGCAGCCGCTACGCGTCCGTGCCCGACTATCTCTTGGCGCACGGCGCCAAGGAGGCCGAGTTGCAAGCGTTGCACATCGCCTTGACCTGACGCGGTCCAGCGACACAGCCACTGGTCGGGGGCTCACCGGCCGCCGGGCGGTCTGTGCGGGCCGCTGTAGCCGCCGCCGATGAGATGCGTGCGTCGGGAAACGTGGCGTAGGGCAGGCCGCCGTACGATGCGTCGCACTCTGCCGCCCGGCAGATGAGTACGACGACTCATGTGCCGTATTCGACCACCCGATTGAATCGCACGCATGCCCGACAACGTCATGGACAGCCGCCCCCGGCACACCTGGATAGCCTCGCTGATCTCCACGGTCGTGACGCTTCCGCTCGCATTCATCGCCCTGGCCTTCACCATGATCTCGCCGATCGCCTGCGACTACTGCTCGGAAGCCGAATCCGACCGGTTCAGCAGGAGCTTCGATCCCGCGTGGACGGTGTTCTGCTGCGGTCTGGTCCTGGCCCTGATCACGCTGGTCGCGAGTTGGGTGATCAACCGGCGCAGACCGCCGGCCTGCGTCGTGCTCGCCGTACTCGCCCCCGGCACAGTGGTCCTCGCGTGGGTGGTGTTCACGGCCCTGGTCGACTGGCCCTGAGTTCCCTACAGGTCCTGAGACGGTCTGCCAATTCAGCGGCTGATCCCGGTTGTTGAGTGCGGTCACCTGGTGAAGGGCGACGGCCGCCGGGGCGGTGTCGGGGTGGGCCGCCGCACGGCGACCGCATCGTGGAATCTCCCTGGACGGCGGACCGAGGCTTCGTAATGTGCAGACATGACAACCACAGCCGATATCGCCGCCGCCGTCCCCGCTCTTGCCGCTCGTACCGCCGACGTGGGCGGGTCGCCCGTACGGGAGATCCTGGCGCTGACCGCCCGCCCCGAGGTCATCTCGTTCGCGGGCGGCCTCCCCGCCCCCGAACTCTTCGACGCGGAGGGCATCCGCGCGGCCTACGACGCGGTGCTGCGCGAGTCGCCGCGGCAGGTGCTGCAGTACTCGACCACCGAGGGCGACCCGTCGCTGCGTACGGCCGTCGCCGCCCGGCTCACCACGCGCGGCCTGCCGACCGACCCCGCCGACCTGCTGATCACCGGCGGCTCGCAGCAGGGCCTGTCGCTGCTGGCCTCGGCCCTGTTGGAGCCCGGCGACACCGTTCTGGTCGAGGACCCCAGCTATCTCGCCGCGCTGCAGTGCTTCGGACTCGCCGCCGCGCGGATCATCCCCGTCCCCACCGATGAGGACGGCATCATGCCGGACGCGCTGGACGCGCTCGTCGCGGCGGAACGGCCCAAGCTGCTGTATCTGGTGCCCAACTTCCAGAATCCGACCGGCCGAACGCTGTCGCTCGCACGCCGGCAAGCGGTCGCGGAGGTGGCGGCACGGCACGGGCTCTGGATCGTCGAGGACGACCCGTACGGCGAACTGCGCTTCAGCGGCAAGCCTGTTCAGTGGATCGCGGGCTGCGCCGGGGCAGAGGACCGCACAGTGCTGCTGAGCAGCTTCTCCAAGGTGATGGCCCCCGGGCTGCGGCTCGGCTGGCTGCGCGCCCCGGCCGCGCTCCGGCGCGCCTGCGTCATCGCCAAGCAGGCCGCCGACCTGCACACGTCGACCATCGACCAGGCCGCTGCGGCCCGCTACCTCGCCGACTCCGACCTGGACGCCCACCTCGCCACCGTCCGCGACGCCTACCGCGAGCGCCGCGACGCCCTGCTCGCCGGACTGGCGGACGCGTTGCCCGCCGGAAGCAGTTGGAACCGGCCGGACGGCGGCATGTTCCTCTGGGCCCGTCTCCCCTCCGACCGCGACGCGACCGTCCTGCTCCGGCAAGCGGTCGCCCACAACGTGGCCTACGTCCCCGGCGCCCCCTTCTTCGCGGGTGACCCGGACCCGGCGACGCTGCGCCTGTCGTTCACCACCCACACCCCGTCCGAGATCGCGGACGGCCTGAACCGCCTGGCCAAGGCCCTCCGCTGACCCCAGCCCCACCAGGCGCAGCCCCGCCCCCGTCCCGTCCCGGGGCGCATCGGATCGACGGCGTCGAGACACTCACCGGCCGAGGCGCTCGGTCGCAGCGGCAATGCCGGTGAGTGCGGCCAGGCGCGGCCACGCACTCCAACCGGGTGACGGGAGGCGGCCGCTCAACGCCCTGACGAGGCCGACGCCAAGTGGCAACGTCGCCGCATACGATCAACCGATGAACGCCGCCATCCCACTGCACGCGGGCGCGACGCCGTCCGCCCCCGCTCTCGTTCTTCGGCCCTGGCGCATGGAGGACGTCGCCGCACTGGTCGAGGTGTGCCAGGACTCCGCCGTGCGCCACTGGACGGCCGTGGCCGTGACCAGCGGCGCCGACGGGGCGCGGTGGGTGCGGGCCCAGCAGGATAGCTGGGCAGCAAAGCACCGGTTCGGCTTCGCCGTCCTTGAAGCACAACCCGACGCGGTTCACGAACGATTGGCAGGCGGCATGGTCCTCAAGGAAGTCGCACCCGGCAAACCCTCAGCCGAGGTGGGCTACTGGACCGCGGCACACGCTCGGGGGCGGGGTGTGGCCCCTCGCGCCCTGGAGGCCCTCACCAACTGGGCCTTCGACACCTTCGGCGCGGACGGGCTGAAGCGTCTCGAACTCCTTCACCAGGAGGACAACCTGGCATCGTGCCGCGTCGCGCGGAAGAGCGGGTACGAGTTCGACAGAGTCCTGCCCGCAGCCCCGCCCGCCTTCCCCCTCGATGGCCATCTGCACATACGACACGCGGATTCCTGAGTTCCGCTCGCCTTCTGCTTCTACGGACCGGCCAAGGCCGTCGCCCCCCGCAACGTCCACCCGAGCCGGGCGCGGAGTCCGGCGCGGGTTCAGGAATCCGCACGAGATCGGCCGCGGACGAAAGGACAAGCCGAGCCCTACGCGCGCCCCAGCCGCTGCGCGACCTCCGTCGCCCAGTACGTCAGGATCATCTGCGCCCCGGCCCGCCGGATCCCGGTCAGGCTCTCCAGAATGGCCGCGTCCCGGTCGATCCAGCCGCGCTCCGCCGCCGCCTCGATCATCGCGTACTCGCCACTGACCTGGTACGCGGCGACCGGCACGTCCACCGAGTCGGCGAACTTCGCGAGGATGTCGAGGTACGGGCCGGCCGGCTTGACCATGACCATGTCCGCGCCCTCTTCGAGGTCGAGCGCCAGCTCGCGCAGGGACTCACGGGTGTTCGCCGGGTCCTGTTGGTACGTCTTGCGGTCACCCTTCAACGACGACCCGACGGCCTCGCGGAACGGCCCGAAGAACGCCGACGAGTACTTCGCCGTGTACGCGAGGATCGAGACGTCCTCGTGGCCCGTCTGGTCCAGCGCGTCACGGACGACGCCGACCTGGCCGTCCATCATGCCGCTGGGACCGACCACATGGGCGCCGGCGTCGGCCTGGACCTGGGCCATCTCGGCGTACCGCTCCAGCGTCGCGTCGTTGTCGACGCGGCCGTCGGCGGTCAGGACACCGCAGTGGCCGTGGTCCGTGTACTCGTCCAGACACAGGTCCGACATGACGACGAGCTCGTCACCGACCTCCTCGCGCACCGCGCGCAGACCAACCTGGAGGATCCCGTCCGGATCCGTGCCCGCCGAGCCCCGGGCATCCTTCTTCTCGTCCGTGGGGACGCCGAAGAGCATGATCCCGCAGACGCCGGCCGACACCGCCTCGACGGCAGCCTTCCGCAAGGTGTCCAGGGTGTGCTGCTGGACGCCGGGCATGGCCGAGATGGCGACGGGCGCGTCGATGCCCTCGCGCACGAACGCGGGCAGGATCAGGTTCGCCGGGTCGAGCCGTGTCTCGGCGACCATGCGCCGCATCACCGGGGTCGTCCGCAGCCGCCGGGGGCGGGAGCCGGGGAAGTTTCCGTACACAGTCATGCTTCGAGACTAGACCCCTGCACATCACCGATTTACCGACACCGGCGCCGGAAAAGCGTCACAACGGCGACGGGCGGCCCGGCCGCCGAAGCAGCCGGACCGCCCGGTCCTCACACCTCACACACGTCAGGTCGTCGTACGACGCCGCCGTGCCCCCGGACGCCGCTCGCTCGGCCGCGTCACCGGGTCACCGGCCTCCTTCGCCGCCTCCCGGCGCTGCGCACCGAACTCGGCGAGGGCCTCGGCCAGCCTGTGCACCGAAGGCTCCGGCGACAGGACGTCGACGCGCAGCCCGTGCTCCTCGGCGGTCTTCGCCGTCGCCGGGCCGATACACGCGATGACCGTCACGTTGTGCGGCTTGCCCGCGATGCCGACGAGGTTCCGTACGGTCGACGACGAGGTGAAGAGCACCGCGTCGAACCCGCCGCCCTTGATGGCCTCACGCGTGTCGGCGGGCGGCGGCGAGGCGCGGACCGTGCGGTACGCGGTGACGTCGTCGACCTCCCAGCCCAGCTCGATGAGCCCGGCCACCAGCGTCTCGGTGGCGATGTCGGCACGCGGCAGGAAGACACGGTCGATCGGATCGAAGACCGGGTCGTAC
This region includes:
- a CDS encoding maltokinase N-terminal cap-like domain-containing protein, giving the protein MAVIHNTTTLTPTKLELLTTWLPAQPWYRGKAGQQPELARTGGFRLDDPEGEVGIEFMVATDTSGDQPVAYQIPFSYRGAPIPGADEALIGTTEHGVLGKRWVYDGTRDPVLVAQLFALVVGEAEPQMQSTSNTPDPSVTGWFAETGIKAALASTTVTDAPDGTDLLVETAPDGRRLAIHINRVLQPGQDTYEQALGHVTADVPLPDGTKARTAFAVVHAHP
- a CDS encoding DUF4253 domain-containing protein, whose protein sequence is MATLPNPLPSLATSGLQLPPGSLVDATLDGVWHEPLLWCGDEPASYGTWAGLREAGRPVGLIPVLIDGGNRDQWPDTWDLAPDRTSYPGDHDAEEVLGEYWADCAPDELDAAEDEWPGLAPAPSVDGQSTPDGLAAEIADECVGPDGWFPGTRAALVPARRSADIPAAIGWSGPVNYEDDVARLCAVLRSWEDRFGIRVVVLGFDTLTVSVGRPPTTLSEARALAAEHFAFCPDNINQNPPYDLDVYAEKMVLNQETWSFWWD
- a CDS encoding PLP-dependent aminotransferase family protein; the protein is MTTTADIAAAVPALAARTADVGGSPVREILALTARPEVISFAGGLPAPELFDAEGIRAAYDAVLRESPRQVLQYSTTEGDPSLRTAVAARLTTRGLPTDPADLLITGGSQQGLSLLASALLEPGDTVLVEDPSYLAALQCFGLAAARIIPVPTDEDGIMPDALDALVAAERPKLLYLVPNFQNPTGRTLSLARRQAVAEVAARHGLWIVEDDPYGELRFSGKPVQWIAGCAGAEDRTVLLSSFSKVMAPGLRLGWLRAPAALRRACVIAKQAADLHTSTIDQAAAARYLADSDLDAHLATVRDAYRERRDALLAGLADALPAGSSWNRPDGGMFLWARLPSDRDATVLLRQAVAHNVAYVPGAPFFAGDPDPATLRLSFTTHTPSEIADGLNRLAKALR
- a CDS encoding GNAT family N-acetyltransferase; the protein is MNAAIPLHAGATPSAPALVLRPWRMEDVAALVEVCQDSAVRHWTAVAVTSGADGARWVRAQQDSWAAKHRFGFAVLEAQPDAVHERLAGGMVLKEVAPGKPSAEVGYWTAAHARGRGVAPRALEALTNWAFDTFGADGLKRLELLHQEDNLASCRVARKSGYEFDRVLPAAPPAFPLDGHLHIRHADS
- the hemB gene encoding porphobilinogen synthase, encoding MTVYGNFPGSRPRRLRTTPVMRRMVAETRLDPANLILPAFVREGIDAPVAISAMPGVQQHTLDTLRKAAVEAVSAGVCGIMLFGVPTDEKKDARGSAGTDPDGILQVGLRAVREEVGDELVVMSDLCLDEYTDHGHCGVLTADGRVDNDATLERYAEMAQVQADAGAHVVGPSGMMDGQVGVVRDALDQTGHEDVSILAYTAKYSSAFFGPFREAVGSSLKGDRKTYQQDPANTRESLRELALDLEEGADMVMVKPAGPYLDILAKFADSVDVPVAAYQVSGEYAMIEAAAERGWIDRDAAILESLTGIRRAGAQMILTYWATEVAQRLGRA